The following coding sequences lie in one Haladaptatus sp. DJG-WS-42 genomic window:
- a CDS encoding iron-sulfur cluster assembly scaffold protein, producing the protein MGLGSDMYRQQILDHYKNPRNYGNLENPTFTHVGENPLCGDEISMDVVLDEDEETIVRVAFTGDGCAISQASASLLSQKLPGMTVDELEALDRDDMIDLLGVDISPMRVKCAVLAEKVAQDGAEIYFGEKELDKTVTEE; encoded by the coding sequence ATGGGACTGGGTTCGGACATGTACCGACAGCAGATTCTCGACCACTACAAAAACCCGCGTAACTACGGGAATTTGGAGAATCCGACGTTCACCCACGTCGGCGAGAATCCGCTGTGTGGTGACGAGATTAGTATGGACGTCGTCTTAGACGAGGACGAGGAAACGATCGTCCGCGTTGCCTTTACTGGCGACGGCTGTGCCATCAGTCAGGCAAGCGCCAGCCTCCTCTCACAGAAACTGCCGGGGATGACCGTAGACGAACTCGAAGCCTTAGACCGCGACGACATGATCGACCTGCTCGGCGTTGACATCAGCCCGATGCGCGTAAAGTGCGCCGTGCTCGCAGAGAAAGTCGCCCAAGACGGTGCGGAGATTTACTTCGGCGAGAAAGAACTCGATAAGACCGTCACCGAAGAGTAG
- the radA gene encoding DNA repair and recombination protein RadA, with the protein MAKDVDLESLPGVGPATADKLIEAGFDTFQSIAVASPGELSNTADIGESTAADIINAARKTADIGGFETGSSVLERRQKIGKLSWLVPEVDELLGGGVETQSITEVYGEFGAGKSQITHQLSVNVQLPREFGGLGGSAIFIDSEDTFRPERIDDMVRGLDDEILAAAMENREIEGTPGDDEAMELLIQDFLDHIHVAKAFNSNHQMLLAQKAKEIAGDSQDTEWPVRLLCVDSLTAHFRAEYVGRGQLAQRQQKLNKHLHDLMRVGDLNNTAVLVTNQVSSNPDSFFGDPTQPIGGNILGHTSTFRMYLRKSKGTKRIVRLVDAPNLPDGEAVMRVEGEGLKPE; encoded by the coding sequence ATGGCAAAAGACGTCGATCTTGAGAGTCTCCCTGGTGTCGGTCCGGCAACCGCAGACAAACTTATCGAAGCCGGGTTCGACACGTTCCAATCCATCGCAGTCGCAAGTCCCGGCGAACTGTCGAACACCGCGGACATCGGCGAGTCAACCGCCGCAGACATCATCAACGCCGCGCGCAAAACCGCGGACATCGGCGGCTTCGAGACCGGCTCCTCGGTGCTCGAACGACGCCAGAAAATCGGCAAGCTGAGCTGGCTCGTCCCAGAGGTAGACGAACTCCTCGGTGGCGGTGTCGAGACACAATCCATCACCGAAGTGTACGGCGAGTTCGGTGCCGGGAAGTCCCAGATCACCCACCAGCTCTCGGTGAACGTCCAGCTTCCCCGCGAGTTCGGCGGTCTCGGTGGCAGCGCCATCTTCATTGACTCTGAGGACACCTTCCGCCCAGAGCGTATCGACGACATGGTCCGCGGCCTCGACGACGAAATCCTCGCCGCGGCCATGGAGAATCGTGAAATCGAGGGCACCCCCGGCGACGACGAAGCCATGGAGCTGCTCATCCAGGACTTCTTAGACCACATCCACGTCGCGAAGGCGTTCAACTCGAACCACCAGATGCTGCTCGCCCAGAAAGCAAAGGAGATCGCAGGCGACTCACAGGACACCGAGTGGCCGGTGCGCCTGCTCTGTGTGGACTCGCTTACCGCCCACTTCCGTGCTGAGTACGTTGGCCGTGGCCAACTCGCCCAGCGCCAGCAGAAACTCAACAAACACCTCCACGACCTGATGCGCGTTGGCGACCTCAACAACACCGCCGTGCTCGTGACCAATCAGGTCTCCTCGAACCCCGATTCGTTCTTCGGCGACCCAACCCAGCCAATCGGTGGGAACATCCTTGGCCACACCTCGACGTTCCGGATGTACCTGCGCAAGTCGAAGGGGACGAAGCGTATCGTCCGCCTCGTAGACGCCCCGAACCTCCCCGACGGCGAAGCGGTCATGCGCGTCGAAGGCGAAGGGCTGAAACCAGAATAA
- a CDS encoding DUF424 domain-containing protein, translated as MIVNERETPEGLLVSICDADILGETFSEGDVTISVSESFYGGEEMTEAGVIASLRRATVANIVGTRSIALAVEHGFVDESTVLTIGDTRHAQVLRLG; from the coding sequence ATGATTGTAAACGAGCGCGAAACCCCGGAAGGCTTGCTCGTCTCTATCTGCGATGCGGACATCCTCGGCGAGACGTTCTCCGAGGGCGATGTCACCATCTCGGTGAGCGAGAGCTTCTACGGCGGCGAGGAGATGACCGAAGCGGGAGTCATCGCAAGCCTTCGCCGGGCAACGGTCGCAAACATCGTCGGCACGCGCTCGATTGCGCTCGCGGTCGAACACGGCTTCGTCGATGAGAGCACGGTGCTCACGATTGGCGACACCCGCCACGCACAGGTTCTCCGTCTCGGCTAA
- the htpX gene encoding zinc metalloprotease HtpX produces the protein MNWKPDWGLRGRMALTMFLLFALYIVFIGVLTLYFDSLILIVMMMGIFMFAQFFFSDKLALYTMGAKVVDENDGPRAEKLHRMIGRLSQQADLPKPKIAIANSRVPNAFATGRSQKSSAVAVTTGIMDTLDDDELEGVLAHELAHIKNRDVMVMTIASFLSTIAFLIVRWGWLFGGGGRNRDGGGAPVIVAILVSLVVWVVSFLLIRALSRYREYAADRGGAIITGKPSALASALMKISSGMERVPQKDLREQAEMNAFFIIPIKSGFIGRIASTHPPMEKRIEKLRELEREMELA, from the coding sequence ATGAATTGGAAGCCAGACTGGGGCCTGCGCGGGCGCATGGCGCTCACCATGTTCCTGCTGTTTGCCCTCTACATCGTCTTCATCGGCGTGTTGACGTTGTACTTTGACAGTCTCATTCTCATCGTCATGATGATGGGGATTTTCATGTTCGCCCAGTTCTTCTTCAGCGACAAGTTGGCGCTCTACACGATGGGCGCGAAGGTCGTCGATGAGAACGATGGGCCTCGGGCAGAGAAACTCCACCGAATGATTGGCCGGCTCTCACAGCAGGCCGACCTCCCGAAACCGAAAATCGCCATCGCAAACTCGCGCGTGCCAAACGCGTTTGCGACGGGGCGCTCACAGAAGAGCTCCGCCGTGGCGGTCACCACGGGCATCATGGACACGCTCGACGACGACGAGTTAGAGGGCGTCCTCGCCCACGAACTCGCGCACATCAAAAACCGCGACGTGATGGTCATGACCATCGCCTCGTTCCTCTCGACGATTGCGTTCCTCATCGTCCGCTGGGGCTGGCTGTTCGGTGGTGGCGGCCGCAACCGCGACGGCGGTGGCGCGCCGGTCATCGTGGCCATTCTCGTCTCGCTCGTCGTCTGGGTCGTGTCGTTCCTGCTCATCCGCGCGCTCTCGCGCTACCGCGAGTACGCAGCAGACCGCGGCGGCGCAATCATCACGGGCAAGCCCTCTGCGCTCGCCTCTGCGCTGATGAAGATTTCGAGCGGGATGGAGCGCGTCCCACAGAAAGACCTGCGCGAACAGGCTGAGATGAACGCGTTCTTCATCATCCCCATCAAGAGCGGCTTCATCGGGCGGATTGCGAGCACGCACCCGCCGATGGAAAAGCGCATCGAGAAACTCCGCGAACTCGAACGCGAGATGGAACTCGCATAG
- a CDS encoding tetratricopeptide repeat protein, with amino-acid sequence MTDPDRDHHRFSEGQGFSDPYDEFDLDPPELKVDPSKVDPVDARVLTDLLDQRQLATDNVDAPQLLEVGLGYMQINRYEQATDAFGRAAQFADDDLTAQEAWVNKGVAHAELEEFDEAIGAYQEALSLDDRSEHAASAETNLAYALWEFGRPEQALEHAERAVEIDPRFPQGWYNRGFFLLERGLADEALNCFDNAVRLGFRSIDLLEEKARAHEKVGEDDLAEQFATEAEELRQEAERKLVDE; translated from the coding sequence ATGACCGACCCCGACCGCGACCACCACCGGTTCTCGGAGGGACAGGGATTCTCGGACCCGTACGACGAGTTTGACCTCGACCCACCCGAACTGAAAGTTGACCCTTCGAAGGTTGACCCGGTTGACGCGCGCGTCCTCACCGACCTGCTCGACCAGCGCCAGCTCGCGACAGACAACGTCGATGCGCCACAACTGCTCGAAGTCGGCCTCGGCTACATGCAGATCAACCGCTACGAACAGGCGACCGACGCCTTCGGGCGGGCCGCACAGTTCGCAGACGACGACCTCACCGCCCAAGAAGCGTGGGTGAACAAGGGCGTCGCCCACGCCGAACTCGAAGAGTTTGACGAGGCAATCGGCGCGTATCAGGAAGCCCTCTCGCTCGACGACCGCTCAGAACACGCCGCGAGCGCCGAGACCAACCTCGCCTACGCGCTCTGGGAGTTCGGCCGCCCAGAACAGGCACTCGAACACGCAGAACGCGCCGTCGAAATCGACCCACGCTTCCCACAGGGCTGGTACAATCGCGGCTTCTTCCTCCTCGAACGCGGTCTCGCAGACGAAGCGCTCAACTGCTTTGACAACGCCGTCCGCCTCGGCTTCCGGAGCATCGACCTGTTAGAAGAGAAAGCCCGCGCCCACGAGAAAGTCGGCGAAGACGACCTCGCAGAGCAGTTCGCCACAGAGGCAGAAGAGCTGCGCCAAGAGGCAGAACGCAAACTGGTCGACGAATGA
- a CDS encoding cysteine desulfurase, whose translation MGTQESAPLDVARLREDFPILSRTVGDDTPLVYLDNAATSQTPNRVIDIFGDYYRGYNANVHRGIHYLSQEASIAYEEAHDRVAEFVGADGREEMIFTKNTTESINLVAYAWGLNELGEGDNVVLTEMEHHASLVTWQQICKRTGAEVRYIHVTDDGKLDMEHARELIDDDTQMVSAVHISNVLGTVNPISDLAKLAHNHDAYIFADGAQAVPNRRVDVKDLDVDFYAFSAHKMCGPTGVGGLYGKKAILEDMEPFLYGGEMIRKVTYEDSTWNDLPWKYEAGTPLIAEGIAFAEACDYLDDIGMDKIQAHEHQLAEYALSRFAEFDDVTTYGPGLGEDRSGLVAFTLDSVHAHDLSSIVNDYGVAIRAGDHCTQPLHDRLGISASARASFYLYNTRDEIDALVDAVDAARELFADI comes from the coding sequence ATGGGAACCCAAGAGTCAGCACCACTCGACGTCGCGCGTTTGCGGGAGGATTTCCCGATTCTTTCGCGGACCGTCGGGGACGACACGCCGTTGGTGTATCTCGACAACGCCGCGACCAGTCAGACGCCAAACCGCGTCATCGACATTTTCGGAGACTACTACCGGGGGTATAACGCGAACGTCCACCGGGGCATCCACTATCTGAGTCAGGAGGCCTCCATCGCCTACGAGGAGGCCCACGACCGCGTTGCGGAGTTCGTCGGCGCGGACGGCCGCGAGGAGATGATTTTCACGAAGAACACGACCGAGAGCATCAACCTCGTCGCCTACGCGTGGGGGCTGAACGAACTCGGTGAAGGCGACAACGTCGTGCTCACGGAGATGGAACACCACGCCTCGCTCGTCACGTGGCAGCAGATTTGCAAGCGGACGGGCGCGGAGGTGCGCTATATCCACGTCACCGACGACGGGAAACTCGACATGGAGCACGCGCGAGAACTCATAGACGACGACACCCAGATGGTGAGCGCCGTCCACATCTCGAACGTCCTCGGGACGGTGAACCCCATCTCCGACCTCGCCAAACTCGCTCACAACCACGACGCCTACATCTTCGCAGACGGCGCACAGGCCGTCCCGAACCGCCGCGTGGACGTGAAGGATTTAGACGTGGACTTCTACGCGTTCTCGGCGCACAAGATGTGCGGGCCGACGGGCGTTGGTGGCCTCTATGGCAAGAAAGCCATCCTCGAAGACATGGAGCCGTTCCTCTACGGCGGCGAGATGATTCGGAAGGTCACCTACGAGGATTCGACGTGGAACGACCTGCCGTGGAAGTACGAGGCGGGGACACCACTCATCGCGGAAGGCATCGCCTTCGCTGAGGCGTGTGACTACTTAGATGACATCGGGATGGACAAGATTCAGGCCCACGAACACCAACTTGCCGAGTATGCGCTCTCGCGCTTTGCAGAGTTCGATGACGTGACCACCTACGGGCCGGGTCTTGGCGAAGACCGCTCTGGGCTCGTGGCGTTCACGCTCGACAGCGTCCATGCCCACGACCTCTCCAGTATCGTCAACGACTACGGTGTGGCCATCCGCGCGGGCGACCACTGTACGCAACCGCTCCACGACCGACTTGGCATCTCTGCGTCGGCTCGTGCGTCGTTCTATCTGTACAACACGCGCGACGAAATCGACGCGCTCGTAGACGCCGTAGACGCCGCTCGCGAACTCTTTGCTGATATCTAA
- a CDS encoding NMD3-related protein produces the protein MTDSRAFCPRCGETMAPPEEPRPGEPVDPDAKLCDDCYFENFEFVSAPDRIEVLVCAHCGALHRKSAWVDVGADDYTDIAIEEVSRHLQVHIDVEDVNWVVEPEQVDQNTIRMHCYFTGVIRDTPVEEEVMVPVKISRQTCSRCGKIAGSYYASTVQIRGRNRTPTPEEMNRAEEIANEVVANMQDTGDREAFITETKRTDDGLNVKVSTNKIGMKIARRVVNEFGGSYSDSETLVTEDEDGNGVYRVTFAVRLPPFTPGDVIDPDDDDGPVLVKSVQGHLKGVRLTTGDPFEAPFGDEEAASAKKVGSADDAEETTLVTIEDEHAVQVLDPETFESKTISRPSYLDPDAAMVPVLKSRAGLHILPDDA, from the coding sequence ATGACCGATTCGCGCGCCTTCTGTCCACGCTGTGGGGAGACGATGGCCCCACCCGAAGAGCCCCGTCCGGGTGAGCCAGTGGACCCGGACGCGAAGCTCTGTGACGATTGCTACTTCGAGAACTTCGAGTTCGTTTCTGCCCCAGACCGCATCGAGGTGCTCGTCTGTGCCCACTGCGGAGCGCTCCACCGAAAAAGCGCGTGGGTGGACGTTGGCGCAGACGACTACACCGACATCGCCATCGAAGAAGTCTCGCGGCATCTGCAGGTACACATCGACGTCGAAGACGTAAACTGGGTGGTTGAACCAGAACAGGTAGACCAGAACACCATCCGGATGCACTGTTATTTCACCGGCGTCATCCGCGACACGCCCGTCGAAGAGGAGGTGATGGTGCCCGTCAAAATCTCGCGCCAGACCTGTTCTCGCTGCGGGAAAATCGCCGGGAGCTACTACGCGAGCACCGTCCAGATTCGCGGGCGAAATCGCACGCCGACTCCCGAGGAGATGAATCGCGCAGAGGAAATCGCAAACGAAGTCGTCGCGAACATGCAAGACACCGGCGACCGCGAGGCGTTCATCACCGAGACCAAACGCACCGACGACGGCCTGAACGTCAAGGTTTCGACCAACAAAATCGGGATGAAAATCGCCCGCCGGGTGGTAAACGAGTTCGGCGGCTCCTACTCCGACTCGGAAACGCTCGTCACCGAGGACGAAGACGGCAACGGCGTCTACCGCGTCACCTTCGCCGTCCGCCTGCCGCCGTTTACCCCCGGTGACGTTATCGACCCCGACGACGACGATGGGCCGGTGCTCGTAAAGAGCGTCCAAGGCCACCTGAAAGGCGTTCGTCTCACCACGGGCGACCCGTTCGAAGCGCCCTTCGGCGACGAGGAAGCCGCGAGCGCGAAGAAGGTCGGCTCGGCTGACGACGCCGAAGAAACCACGCTCGTCACCATCGAAGACGAACACGCCGTACAGGTGTTAGACCCGGAAACGTTCGAGTCGAAAACCATCTCGCGGCCGTCGTATCTCGACCCCGACGCCGCGATGGTGCCCGTCCTCAAGAGCCGCGCCGGCCTCCACATCCTCCCCGACGATGCGTGA